The proteins below come from a single Periophthalmus magnuspinnatus isolate fPerMag1 chromosome 7, fPerMag1.2.pri, whole genome shotgun sequence genomic window:
- the LOC117373890 gene encoding immunoglobulin-like and fibronectin type III domain-containing protein 1 translates to MWKRPSGSGGRQAFSLVHRYIQHFNEVSGNKSAAIRRRSKIPGVTITQYVPHLPEGKMHPDFQCKVTPVNVKEGHVLVVFKAVVVGEPKPKVTWSRIKGTISDKEKYKNKYDEATGEHILEILNVSAEDDDTYKCIAVNEFGKAVCTTALHLKEVLTNPSDFRKLLRKTKVNYDENQTGNYEAEEDRFWSAMLKADKKDYRRICDEFGVSDINLVMRKLEEKRRAQKVRVMSSDEDGPQSPSPRTGGKSNEFNRSMDQFGTEHAEPHSEDNAFLSTQHLKSNVDFVVKIQEVKAQEREDALFECVLTQPLPRVTWKGKNCVLEESDKYSISVSDHKLIHRLLIKDCMLLDKGIYSIQAGTVSCSTLLFVEDDQDPAPGGIMKPRKSTVARGTSADIEELAKEQQIKNQKEIERILAVAKAKQLKQQRKRENKHTKKAKDGRQSSVTNVADGSEAATGQTQQTDKKKDKNKRPREGSTNTSDETGEHDGVRENNRKNTTQDQCINGDIYDSSSEYSQSSEESETESESESESESESRSESGSESGSKLKFEDESIGTNKVDSCEDDEICEEEGEDDFENSAATDKNLSKSNKKNAVFEDGNPEKYKKKVKTASKKGSSKKTKKKNQQGTQAPGPDGLGDIVEDGEEPDQLLSTTDSEHGQKLQASAQGVISKKEGTKKQREKGNGTSTSRSKRKRRVQLIEDVVIDPGVHFIWGLSDVNAVIGASAELTCKLSREDCEGAWFRDGKKISDDANFKTWKDGVIHTLVITKCEEEHSGKYRFEADGRKTEAMVNVKDPPRFVAEDLEAFTKPVTIKVGHSAVFKVAFVGHHPIKIHWYREEEELQEDANLKIERASSHSRLLLIRCQRKDTGEIKIKLKNEDGFTESFSQLIVLDKPTCPLGPAEVIESSPICIEFKWRPPKDDGGSPVTNYILERQQVGRNTWKKLGEVPGVPCYRDTDVEHGRKYCYRIRAVTAEGVSELLETDDMQAGTLAFPGPPAPPKITDAYDDCINLEWVAPKKTGGSRIVGYILEKRKKGSNLWSVVNPSGELIKEKKYSVKDVVSGLEYEFRVAAVNLSGPGESSYSSEFVCARDPKMPPGRVIGLKVTETSYTHFALTWTKPEEREGIRDEAKGYFVEIRNAESSEWSRCNSTPMITTSYSVKGLRSMNLYWVRVIAVNDGGESAPEELPNFVMSMPLPVRPKFTNQKMKSFIVVRAGNSVRITVNFEASPRPDIMWMKDNVPVAKRVTVSNCDGSSQLLIPSSERSDSGIYSILVKNLVGQETFSTEVRVTDDPKPPGPVELEENVPGTVTVVWEPSPDEKRDDRLHYTVSKLDSTKHTWSTVADRLFNNRFTVCNIMQGREYHFRVYAKNDMGISAPSESPTWGREKKREKFVLSLPSRKNCDLQCAPTFIVPLKLHTAPKGYECYMSCAVTGNPKPRITWYRNNISLNTNTNYYISNTCGVCSMLILQVGPKDMGEFVITAENALGRAQSSTVLCIRE, encoded by the exons ATGTGGAAAAGGCCATCAGGCTCCGGAGGCAGACAAG CTTTCTCACTTGTTCATCGATACATTCAGCACTTTAATGAGGTGTCAGGAAACAAATCAg ctgCCATTCGGAGACGATCCAAAATTCCCGGCGTGACAATCACACAATATGTGCCACATTTACCTGAGGGCAAAATGCACCCtgatttccaatgtaaagtgacgCCTGTGAACGTCAAAGAAGGTCATGTGT TGGTTGTTTTTAAGGCTGTAGTTGTAGGTGAACCCAAACCCAAGGTAACATGGAGCAGAATCAAAGGAACTATATCAGATAaagagaaatataaaaataaatatgatgaaGCCACCGGGGAACACATACTGGag aTTTTGAATGTGTCTGCTGAAGATGATGATACCTACAAATGTATAGCTGTAAATGAGTTTGGTAAAGCTGTGTGCACAACAGCTTTACATTTGAAAGAAG TCCTGACAAATCCTTCAGACTTCAGAAAGCTGCTGAGGAAAAC AAAAGTGAATTATGACGAAAACCAAACAGGAAACTACGAAGCAGAGGAAGACAGATTCTGGAGCGCCATGCTTAAAGCCGATAAAAAAGACTACAGGAGAATCTGTGATGAGTTTGGCGTCTCAGATATAAATTTAGTCATGAGAAAActggaggaaaagagaagagcaCAAAAG GTGAGAGTAATGTCCTCAGATGAGGATGGGCCACAAAGCCCCAGTCCTAGAACTGGAGGTAAATCTAATGAGTTCAACAGGAGCATGGACCAGTTTGGGACAGAACACGCTGAGCCTCACAGTGAGGACAATGCATTCCTTTCAACTCAACATTTAA AGTCCAATGTGGACTTTGTTGTAAAAATTCAAGAGGTGAAAGcccaggagagagaggatgctCTATTTGAGTGTGTCCTGACACAGCCCCTGCCCAGAGTCACTTGGAAAGGGAAAAACTGTGTCCTGGAAGAGAGTGACAAGTACAGCATAAGTGTATCCGACCATAAACTCATCCACAGACTGCTGATTAAAGACTGCATGCTTCTGGATAAAGGAATCTATTCAATCCAGGCTGGCACTGTGTCTTGTAGCACTTTACTATTTGTGGAAG ATGACCAGGACCCTGCTCCGGGTGGTATCATGAAACCTCGGAAATCCACTGTGGCAAGAGGAACAAGCGCTGACATTGAAGAACTGGCCAAAGAGCAAcaaattaaaaatcaaaaaGAAATTGAGAGGATTTTAGCAGTtgcaaaagcaaaacaactcAAACAGCAGCGGAAGAGAGAAAATAAACACACCAAAAAAGCAAAAGATGGTCGACAGTCAAGTGTTACTAATGTGGCAGATGGATCAGAGGCAGCTACTGGTCAAACACAGcaaacagacaagaaaaaagACAAGAACAAAAGACCCAGAGAAGGCTCCACAAACACATCAGATGAGACAGGAGAACAtgatggagtgagagagaacAACAGGAAAAACACGACTCAGGACCAAT GTATCAATGGGGATATTTATGATTCAAGCTCCGAATATTCACAGAGCAGTGAAGAATCTGAAACGGAATCTGAGTCGGAATCTGAGTCGGAATCTGAGTCCAGATCTGAGTCTGGATCTGAGTCGGGATCTAAGTTGAAATTTGAAGATGAATCAATAG GGACAAATAAAGTGGACAGTTGTGAAGACGATGAAATATGTGAAGAAGAAGGTGAGGATGACTTTGAAAACTCTGCTGCTACTGACAAGAACTTATCAAAGTCAAACAAGAAAA ACGCAGTGTTTGAAGATGGTAATCctgaaaagtataaaaagaAAGTCAAAACAGCCTCTAAAAAAGGTTCAtcaaagaagacaaagaagaagaatcAACAAGGCACACAAGCACCTG GGCCAGATGGACTAGGTGACATTGTGGAGGACGGTGAAGAGCCAGACCAGCTCCTCTCCACAACAGATTCAGAGCATGGTCAAAAACTACAGGCTTCAGCACAAg GTGTCATAAGTAAAAAGGAAGGCACAAAAAagcaaagagagaaaggaaatggCACATCTACATCACGTTCAAAGAGAAAACGAAGAGTTCAGCTCATAGAAGATGTAGTTATTG ATCCAGGAGTTCATTTCATCTGGGGCCTGTCAGATGTGAACGCTGTGATTGGTGCGTCAGCCGAGTTAACGTGCAAACTCAGCAGAGAAGACTGTGAAGGAGCCTGGTTCAGAGACGGCAAAAAG ATATCCGATGATGCTAACTTCAAAACATGGAAAGATGGAGTCATTCACACATTAGTCATTACCAAGTGTGAAGAAGAACATTCTGGGAAATATCGATTTGAGGCAGACGGTCGCAAAACAGAAGCAATGGTCAATGTTAAAG ATCCACCCAGGTTTGTGGCAGAGGATCTAGAAGCTTTCACTAAACCTGTGACAATTAAAGTGGGACACAGCGCTGTCTTCAAAGTGGCTTTTGTTGGACATCATCCAATAAAGATTCACTGGTACCGAGAGGAAGAAGAGCTCCAAGAGGACGCCAACCTGAAGATCGAGAGGGCCTCAAGCCACAGCCGTCTACTTCTGATCAGGTGCCAAAGGAAAGACACGGGAGAAATCaagataaaactgaagaatgaaGATGGTTTCACTGAGTCTTTTTCACAGCTAATTGTGCTTG ATAAACCCACCTGTCCCCTCGGTCCAGCCGAGGTGATTGAGAGCTCACCTATTTGCATTGAATTTAAGTGGAGACCTCCAAAAGATGATGGTGGTTCACCGGTGACCAATTACATACTGGAGCGTCAGCAGGTGGGTCGGAACACGTGGAAGAAGTTGGGTGAAGTGCCAGGGGTGCCCTGTTATCGTGACACAGATGTGGAACATGGGCGAAAATACTGCTACCGCATCCGTGCCGTGACTGCAGAGGGCGTCAGCGAGCTCCTGGAGACGGATGACATGCAAGCGGGTACCCTAG CCTTCCCAGGGCCTCCTGCACCACCAAAGATAACAGATGCTTATGATGACTGCATAAATCTGGAATGGGTTGCACCAAAAAAGACGGGTGGCTCACGGATTGTGGGATACATTTTGGAGAAGCGCAAAAAAGGTAGCAATCTGTGGTCAGTTGTAAACCCATCTGGTGAACTAATAAAAG AGAAGAAATATTCTGTAAAAGATGTTGTGTCAGGTTTGGAGTATGAGTTCAGAGTGGCAGCTGTAAACCTTTCAGGACCTGGAGAATCCAGCTACTCCTCTGAGTTTGTTTGTGCACGAGATCCCAAAA tgccTCCTGGAAGAGTAATAGGCCTGAAGGTGACAGAAACCTCCTACACACACTTTGCCTTGACATGGACCAaacctgaggagagagagggaatccGGGATGAAGCCAAAGGATATTTTGTTGAGATTCGAAATGCAGAGTCGAGTGAATGGTCTCGATGTAACAGCACCCCTATGATCACCACTTCATACAGTGTAAAAGGCCTCCGGTCCATGAACCTGTACTGGGTCAGAGTGATAGCTGTCAATGATGGAGGAGAGAGTGCCCCTGAAGAGCTGCCCAACTTTGTGATGTCTATGCCTCTGCCAG TGAGACCAAAATTTACAAATCAGAAAATGAAGAGTTTCATAGTGGTGAGAGCAGGAAATTCAGTCAGGATAACAGTAAACTTTGAG GCTTCCCCTAGACCAGACATTATGTGGATGAAGGACAATGTGCCTGTGGCAAAGCGTGTTACAGTGAGTAACTGTGATGGGTCATCCCAGCTGCTCATCCCCTCATCTGAACGTTCAGACTCAGGCATCTACTCCATTCTGGTGAAAAACCTCGTGGGACAAGAGACGTTCAGCACCGAGGTCAGAGTCACAG aTGACCCGAAGCCTCCAGGcccagtggagctggaggaaaaCGTCCCAGGAACAGTGACGGTTGTCTGGGAACCCTCTCCTGATGAAAAGAGAGATGACCGCCTCCACTACACTGTGTCTAAACTGGACAGCACCAAACACACATGGAGTACAGTAGCCGACCGACTTTTTAATAACAGGTTTACAGTTTGTAACATCATGCAGGGGAGAGAGTACCACTTCAGGGTTTATGCCAAGAACGACATGGGCATTTCAGCCCCCTCAGAATCACCTACCTGGGGacgagagaagaagagag AAAAGTTTGTTCTGAGCTTGCCGTCAAGAAAGAACTGTGATTTGCAATGTGCCCCTACCTTCATTGTTCCATTGAAACTCCACACTGCGCCCAAAGGTTATGAATGCTACATGAGCTGTGCTGTGACAGGAAACCCCAAACCACGCATCACATGGTACCGAAATAACATCAGTCTAAACACAAACACTAACTATTACATCTCCAACACATGTGGGGTCTGCTCCATGTTGATCCTTCAAGTTGGACCCAAAGATATGGGAGAGTTTGTCATCACAGCAGAGAATGCACTGGGAAGAGCCCAGAGCTCCACTGTGCTCTGCATCAGAG AATAA